The region CCGCCGCTGGACTGGAAGGTGTACGGGGACAGTTTCCACATCGGCTGACACTGGGGCCCGGGCCCATCCCGGTTGAGCAGGATGGGCCCGGGGTGCCTCCGGCGGACGGTCGACAGCGACGCGGGTTCAAGTCCCGCGTCGCTGGGGGGCCTTGGCCGGCGATCCTTCGGTGGAACGAGCGAGTCGGCCCGATCAGAGTTCGCCGGGTGGGGCGAACCGGCACCCACCGGGTCGCAGCCGTCGGCGCGGATGAGCTGCTCGGTGATCTCGTGGGCGCCCTCGCTCCGGTTCAACCCTGTTCGGGTGTTGCGGCGTTTCCATGGCGACGCGGGCGTGCGGCCGGCCGGGTGCCGGCCGGGTGCCGGCCGACCGCACGTCAGGGGTTCGCGACCGTCAGGACTCGGGTGACGGTCGGAAGCGGATCACGCCGGTACCAGCTGCCATTGCTGGTTGGCACCGCCCCCCGACGTGTACTGGACGACCTTGGCTCCGTCGCCGGTGTCCCAGCCGTTCACATCCGCCACCAGCCCGCTGTCGTGGCTGACGATGGTGAAGTACCCGTCGCCGGTGGGTCGCAGGTACCACTGCTGGTTGGTGCCGCCGCTGGGTGTCCACTGCTGAAGCTGGAGCCCGACGGTCGAGGAGTAGCCGTCGACATCGAGCGCCTTGCCGCTGCTGACGTACTTGAGCGTGTACGCGCCCCCGGGTGCGGTGCCGATGGTCCAGGCGCCGCCGCCCGTGTTCTGGACGATCAACGCGCCGTCCGCGGTCGACCCGCCCGCCACGGCGAGCGGCTTGCCGCTGTTGCGGTTGACGATGCGGTAGTTCGTGCCCGCCGTGGGATGGTTGGCGACCTCGAAGCGGTCGACGACGCCCCAGTCGTGCGTCGCGGCGGCCCGCTGGGTGCCGGTGACACGCACACGGATCGTGTGCGTGCCGGAGGTGAGCCGGGGACTGGTCCACACCGGGACGTCGCCGGTGCGCGCCGTCGAGTACAGGTCGACCACCGACTCGGTCCCGCCGTCGACGGAAACGCCCACCATGCCGTGGCTCGGGGCGGTCACGGCGTGCAGTGTGACACCGGTGCCGACGAAGCTCAGCGTCGACGTGTCGCCCGTGACGTCACTGTAGGAGTTCGTGCCGGCGTACGGGCCGCCGGTCTCGCCGCTCTGGTGGCCCCAGGTGCCGGTGTAGTTCACCGCGGTGGCGGCGTCGTCCACGTTGGTCGCCGGGTTGCCCAGGTTGAGGTACTCGACCGAGTCGGTGAACGTGGTGTTGCCCGACTTGGTGGTCGACAGCACCAGGTACACGCGGGACCCGGTGGCCGGCGCGGTGAACGAGATCGGCTGGGTGACCCGGGAGCCGAGCGGGACGGTGAGGGGTTCGCTTCCGGACGCGATGACCGCGCCCGTGGGGCTGTCGAGTCGTGCCGTCCAGTTCAGGCCGACGGAGGTACCGCTGAAGTCGTCGTTGAAGACGGTGATGTTCCGGGTGATGTTGCTGTTGAAGGCGTACGTGTCCACCGCCTCCGGGAGCGGGAAGTTGCCGTTCGCGTCCGACTTGCCGGAGGCCGACCAGTAGGGCAGGTCGATCGCGGCGATCGGGTTGAACGCGGCCTGGATCCGCTGGATCTGCGGGTTGCTCCACGGGTCTGACAGATTGTCCGCGCCGTAGACGGGGTGGCCGCCCTCTTCGAGGACGAAGTCGGTGGTCCGCACGCCGGGCACGAAGCCGGCCCAGCCGGACAACAGGGTGTAGGGGCGCAGATCGCTGGCGTCCTTGGCTCGCTTGGCGATCGTCGCGGTGGCGAACCACTCGAAGCCCTGCTTGGTGTTGGACTTGTTCCAGACGTACTCGCCCTCACCGTCGGGTCGGCCGGCCAGGGGGGTGAGCGCCTCACCGTACGCGCCGATGCCGTCGACGTAGTGGGAGAAGACGGCGAAGTTGCCGTTCAGCATGTTGGGCCACGGGTTGGTGTTCCAGGCGGTGTCGGCGCTGATCGGCCGGGTGCCGTCGTTGCCGTTCATCGCCGCGTACAGGTCCTTCTCGAACGACTCGGAGTCGAAGGTGCTGAGGTCCGCCTCGTTGCTCTGGCTCCAGCGGATGATCGCGGGATGGTTGCGGTCACGCAGGGTCAGCGCCTTGGCGTGGTTGACCATGTTGTCGTGCCCGGCGACGAAGTCCTGGCAGCTGCAGGTGCCGCGGATTGCCGTCTCGTCGATGACCATCAGGCCCATCTCGTCAGCCACGTCGAGCATGTACGGGCTGGCCGGCTCCTGGTGGATGCGGACCACGTTGTAGTTGAGCCGCTGATAGTTGTCGACCGCCTGCGGCCAGCCCCCATTGCCCGCGGACGGCGGGAGGAAGCCGGGCAGCGTGTCATAGGCGTCGCCCTTGCCGCCGTTGTCGATCCGGTCGTAGTTCGCGCCCTGGAGGCTGTCACCGCGGAAGTTCACCCGCACGCCGTTGAGCTTGTAGAACTCGCCGCTCTGGGTGGTTTCCCGGAAACCGAACCGGTACTTGGCGTCGCTGGTGCGGCCGTCGTCGGTGGACGCGTGCACCGACAGCTGGTGCAGCTGGGCGCGGTATCCGGCACGGTAGGGCACGTTCGGCC is a window of Streptomyces sp. B21-083 DNA encoding:
- a CDS encoding RICIN domain-containing protein; protein product: MYQHRPPPHRRRFAQLFVTVAALLAAILAVPQSASATTVSDVNGFTAGNAAIKSVDLAGTWGFTPKGRAATSITVPGGGWYKQGFTDVNEATYSRTVTVPDTGQPQSVWIEFGAVNHQATLSVDGQVVATQTTSFAQSNFDISPFAAPGTTHTISVNVKGRYALMNGNQTVVPDAANWSEAIPQGIYRSAFMRVYPAVYVSDAFVRTSVTNQTLTYDVSVTNSSGSSRSVTLTGSLASDNGGSFNYPSLPSKTVTVAAHSTAKVTVGPVAWNLGSTSYWWPNVPYRAGYRAQLHQLSVHASTDDGRTSDAKYRFGFRETTQSGEFYKLNGVRVNFRGDSLQGANYDRIDNGGKGDAYDTLPGFLPPSAGNGGWPQAVDNYQRLNYNVVRIHQEPASPYMLDVADEMGLMVIDETAIRGTCSCQDFVAGHDNMVNHAKALTLRDRNHPAIIRWSQSNEADLSTFDSESFEKDLYAAMNGNDGTRPISADTAWNTNPWPNMLNGNFAVFSHYVDGIGAYGEALTPLAGRPDGEGEYVWNKSNTKQGFEWFATATIAKRAKDASDLRPYTLLSGWAGFVPGVRTTDFVLEEGGHPVYGADNLSDPWSNPQIQRIQAAFNPIAAIDLPYWSASGKSDANGNFPLPEAVDTYAFNSNITRNITVFNDDFSGTSVGLNWTARLDSPTGAVIASGSEPLTVPLGSRVTQPISFTAPATGSRVYLVLSTTKSGNTTFTDSVEYLNLGNPATNVDDAATAVNYTGTWGHQSGETGGPYAGTNSYSDVTGDTSTLSFVGTGVTLHAVTAPSHGMVGVSVDGGTESVVDLYSTARTGDVPVWTSPRLTSGTHTIRVRVTGTQRAAATHDWGVVDRFEVANHPTAGTNYRIVNRNSGKPLAVAGGSTADGALIVQNTGGGAWTIGTAPGGAYTLKYVSSGKALDVDGYSSTVGLQLQQWTPSGGTNQQWYLRPTGDGYFTIVSHDSGLVADVNGWDTGDGAKVVQYTSGGGANQQWQLVPA